Proteins from a genomic interval of Anolis sagrei isolate rAnoSag1 chromosome 1, rAnoSag1.mat, whole genome shotgun sequence:
- the GJA1 gene encoding gap junction alpha-1 protein — MGDWSALGRLLDKVQAYSTAGGKVWLSVLFIFRILLLGTAVESAWGDEQSAFRCNTQQPGCENVCYDKSFPISHVRFWVLQFIFVSVPTLMYLAHVFYVMRKEEKLNRKEEELKVVQSEGVNVDIHLKQIEIKKFKYGIEEHGKVKMRGGLLRTYIISIIFKSFFEVAFVLIQWYIYGFTLQAIYECERVPCPHKVDCFLSRPTEKTIFIIFMLVVSIISLTLNVIEIFYVVLKSIKDRMKTKNDPFSPNSGLSPSKECGSPKYAYFNGCSSPTAPLSPMSPPGYKLVTGDRNNTSSCRNYNKQASEQNWANYSAEQNRIGQAGSTISNSHAQNFEFAEEPENTKKIGHELQPLTVVDQRPPSRASSRASSRPRPDDLEI; from the coding sequence ATGGGTGACTGGAGTGCTCTGGGAAGGCTCCTTGACAAGGTCCAAGCCTACTCCACTGCAGGAGGAAAGGTGTGGTTATCTGTACTTTTCATTTTCCGAATCTTGCTATTGGGAACGGCTGTGGAGTCTGCCTGGGGTGATGAGCAGTCGGCATTCCGGTGCAACACCCAACAGCCTGGTTGTGAAAACGTCTGCTATGACAAGTCCTTCCCAATCTCTCATGTGCGCTTCTGGGTTCTTCAGTTTATTTTTGTGTCAGTGCCCACACTCATGTACTTGGCACATGTCTTCTACGTGATGCGTAAAGAAGAGAAGCTGAACCGAAAAGAAGAAGAACTGAAGGTAGTTCAAAGTGAGGGGGTTAACGTAGATATTCACCTTAAACAAATAGAAATAAAGAAGTTCAAGTATGGGATTGAAGAACATGGCAAAGTCAAAATGCGTGGGGGACTGCTCCGCACTTACATTATCAGTATTATCTTCAAATCTTTTTTTGAAGTGGCTTTTGTGCTCATCCAGTGGTACATCTATGGGTTCACCCTGCAAGCCATTTATGAGTGTGAACGCGTGCCATGCCCACACAAAGTGGATTGCTTCCTTTCACGTCCCACAGAGAAAACCATCTTCATTATCTTCATGCTGGTGGTTTCAATAATATCTCTCACTTTGAATGTCATCGAAATTTTTTACGTTGTCCTCAAGAGCATTAAGGATCGCATGAAGACAAAAAACGACCCATTCTCTCCCAACAGCGGCTTGAGTCCTTCCAAGGAATGCGGGTCCCCTAAATATGCCTACTTTAATGGTTGTTCCTCTCCAACCGCCCCATTGTCACCCATGTCTCCACCCGGGTACAAGCTCGTCACTGGAGACAGGAACAATACCTCTTCTTGTCGTAACTACAATAAGCAAGCTAGTGAACAAAACTGGGCAAATTACAGTGCAGAGCAGAACAGGATTGGACAAGCTGGGAGCACAATCTCCAACTCACACGCCCAGAACTTCGAATTTGCAGAGGAGCCTGAGAACACAAAAAAAATAGGACATGAGCTACAGCCTCTCACAGTTGTGGACCAAAGGCCTCCAAGCAGAGCCAGCAGTCGAGCCAGCAGCCGACCTCGACCTGATGACCTGGAAATCTAG